The sequence below is a genomic window from Methanosarcinales archaeon.
GGACTCCATGAATCTCATGCACTGACTTAGGATGGATATTCTATGCATCCTAAAGATATTATAGCCTAAATAACCGTCAGTGATCATAGAAAAAAAGAATGACTAAACAAAATAAGATCTTCAAATACTTCGAAATGCCTTTTATTGAATGTAAATAATTTAATTCCTTTGTTTATAGCCACAGCAGCGATCATGGCATCAAATCGTGGAACTTTCTTGCCCATTTTCTCTGCTTTTACCTCAATATTTGCAGAAAGAATTGCATCATCCTTAGTAAAATCAGTAACATCAAGCAACAATATTTTTTCGATTTTCGGACTATTAGCGTATTTATAAAGACCGAAAAGAATTTCATGTAAATTTATTGTGGTAAAAGTAATATCTTCACCAGCATCTTCAATTTTCTTTAAAGCCTCCCCCCTTTATTTGAATTTTTATCAAGGATTTCGATTAAAACATCTGTATCAACAAGGATCAATATCTAATCTCCTCTCTTTTCTCTGATAATTCCTCAAAAAGGGCTTCTTTATTCTTGAATTCAAACGAACTTCTCATTTCCTTAAGTTTATCAATGTTAATTCTGGATTTTATAAGACGTTCGAAATAATTACTGAAACTCTCATTTGTTCCTTTTAGAGAGAGGAGCATATTGTAAATATCTTCTCGAATAGTAATCGTCTTACTAGTCATAGGTATAACATATGTTCAAACATA
It includes:
- a CDS encoding type II toxin-antitoxin system VapC family toxin; the protein is MEDAGEDITFTTINLHEILFGLYKYANSPKIEKILLLDVTDFTKDDAILSANIEVKAEKMGKKVPRFDAMIAAVAINKGIKLFTFNKRHFEVFEDLILFSHSFFL